DNA sequence from the Agromyces aureus genome:
TGCCGCGTGTACGGGCCCGTGCGCCACAGCACGCCCCAGCCGGCCTCGTCGAGCAGCAGGCTGAGCAGGTGCGCGACGCCGGCCGCCGTGGCGTCCTGCTCCCACTCGGGCACCTTGGCGTAGTCGGGCGTGTGCACGGCGACCACCGCGAGCAGCAGGGGCGCGCGCAGCGGCTTGGTCGCGAGCTTCGCGGCTCCGCGCGGATCGGCGGCTTCGAGCCCGGACGCCAGGGCGAGTGCGGATCCGAGGCGATCGCGGGCCTCGCCCCGGAGCGCGACGACGCGCCACGGACGCAGTGATGCGTGGTCGGCGACGCGCCCGGCCGCGCCGAGCAACTCGAGGAGCTCGGCATCGTCGGGTGCGGCATCCGTCACCTTGGAGACCGACCTGCGGACGAGTGCGGCCTCGAGCGCGGGCCGCATGCTCAGGGCTCTGGCGTGAAGTCGAGCGCGATGGAGTTCATGCAGTAGCGGTCGCCCGTCGGCGTGCCGAACCCGTCGGGGAAGACATGGCCGAGGTGCGAGCCGCAGTTCGCGCAGCGCACCTCGGTGCGCACCATGCCGAGCGAGGTGTCCTCGATGAGCTGGACCGCCTCGGGGCGGACCGACTCGTAGAAGCTCGGCCACCCGCAGCCGGAGTCGAACTTCGTGCCGCTCTTGAACAGTTCGGAGCCGCATGCCGCGCACGCGTAGATGCCCGCGCGCTCCTCGTCGAGCAGTTCACCCGTCCACGGGCGCTCGGTCGCGGCCTCGCGCAACACCTGGAACTGCTCGTCGCCGAGCTGCTCTCGCCATTCGTCGTCGGACTTCTCGACCTGGTACGCCATTGGATTCCCTCCAGAACTGCGGATGCCTCCATCGTCGCAGGTCTGCACGGGCCGCGCACACACACGCCGCAGACGCTCGGCACCCTCACGGCGAGGCATCCCTAGGATGTGACGCGAAGGCGACGCCGTCGCCGCGGGAGGTGCACGATGAGTCTCGACCGGACCTCGCGCGACGAGCCGACCGCCCGGCTCGACGACCTCGCCGTCCGCGTGCTCGCCTTCGAGGCGCATGCATGGCAGCAGCCGGGGGCGAAGGCCGAGGGCATCCGCGACGAGTTCGACATGTCCGCGGCCCGCTACTATCGGATCCTCGGAGAGCTGATCGACTCGCCGGCGGCACTCCGGTACGACCCGATGCTGGTCAAGCGCCTGCAACGACTGCGCGACGCACGGGCGGCGACCCGGGCCCGCCGCTCACTCTCGAACGGCCGCACGCTCGACTGAGCCGGCCCCGACCCCCGACTGGACCCATGGCGCAGAACTCTCCTCGAGACCGCTTCGACACCATCCCGCACGGCATCGAGCGCGTCGGCGCCCACCGGGCGCCGCAGCGGCGGGGGGCGCGCTGGATCGCCTTCGGCTGGGCCGCGCTCGCGACCGTGGTGCTGACGGGACTCGGCATCGGCGCGGTCGTGGTCGCGAACGACCGCCTCGACTTCTCGCAGGCCGCGCCGACGCCTTCGGCGGCGCCGGTCGTCACCGCCGAGCCGACGATCGCGCCCGATGTGCCGGTGACCGTGCTGAACGGCACCGAGACGAGCGGACTCGCGGCCACGGCGGCCGATGCGTTGACCGCCGCGGGCGTACCCGTGGGGGCCACCGCGAACGCGAGCGAGAGCGACCTCAAGGACACGGTCGTGTACTACGCCAGCGCCGACCTCGAGGGCGCGGCCCGCGGTGTCGCGCAGGCGATCCCCGGCGCCGACGTGCGCCTCGACGCGAAGTTCGGCGAGATCGGCACGCCGCTCGTGCTCGTCGTCGGCTCCGACTACGCCGAGAGCGTGGCCGGCTGACGTCTGCCGACCTCGCGCGAATCGTTGCCATTCCGCGACATTTCGGGGCGTTCCACCCCTTCTCCTGGGCAGACCCGCGTCATTAGTATCTGGAATTGGTCGCTCGAATCCGTGCAACCCGGCACCACCCTCGGTGCCGGTCGGCACGAAGCGGAGGCCCGGTACAGGCGAGACGCACGTGCTGATCGACACACGGCTATTTGGGAGCAACGCATGGCGAACGGAACCGTCAAGTGGTTCAACGCTGAAAAGGGCTACGGGTTCATCACCGTCGACGGAGGCCAGGACGTGTTCGTCCACTACTCCGCGATCGACATGACCGGGTACAAGGTCCTCGAAGAGGGCCAGGCGGTCGTGTTCGAGGTCGGCACGGGGTCGAAGGGCCCGCAGGCCGAGGCCGTCCGCCCCGCCTGAGACGCGTGATCGATGCGCCGCCCGCCCAACGCCGGCGGCGCATCGTCGTCTTCCGCCCCGGTCCGGGTCGCGGATGCCGCAGCTCGTGGCTCGGCGCGTCGCACCGTTCGGCGCGCGTGGCGGTGGTTGGCTGTGCGCATGGCGAGGCGGGGCGGTTCTGCCGGAAGGCGGCAGGCGCGGTTCGTGCTGCTCGCGGCATCCGCCCTCCTATTCGTCGGATGCAGCGCCGATGCGCCGTTCGTCGCCACCCCGTCACCCACGCCGACGGCCGACGCCCGACCGATCGGTGAGTCGGCCACGCCGATGGCCCTCGCGTTCGCGCCGCTGCGGGGCACCCGGGCCGACTGGGCCGCGATGCAGCATCCGTCGATCGCCGCGAAGATCGACAATCACGAGGAGGCGCGACCGCAGGTCGCGCTGAACCGCACCGACATCGTGTTCGAGGAGCTCGTCGAGGGCGGCCTCACGCGGTACGTGGCGATCTGGCACTCGGACATGCCCCCCGAGATCGGGCCCGTGCGCTCGATCCGACCCATGGACCCAGATATCGCGACGCCGTTCGGCGGCATGATCGCGTACTCGGGCGGTCAGGAGATCTTCGTCGAGATGATGCAGGCGACCCCGCTCGTGAACCTCGTCTTCGACTACGACGACACCGGCCTCTTCTCGAGGGCCGATGAGCGACCCGGCCCGCACGACGTGATCCTCGACGCGGAGGAGGCGCTGAGCCGCAACGCCGCGCTCGCCCCGCCGCCGGTGCAGTTCGTGTACGGCGGCACGGATCCGCTCGCCGATCCTGCGCTCGCGGCAACGCCGACGACGACGATCTCGCAGGTCTTCTCGGAGGAGCGGTTCCCGTCGTGGACGTGGGATGCCGCGGCATCCGTCTGGCTCAGGTCGCAGGAGGGCGCGCCCGACCTCGACGACGCGGGTGCACAGGTGCACGCGGTGAACGTCGTGACCATGCGGGTCGACATCGACTGGCAGTACGGCGAGGTGCCGAAGACCGTGATGGTCGGCGCCGGCGAGGCGTGGATCTCGGTGGCCGGGCGTACCGCGCACGGCACGTGGTCGAAGGGCGCCCGCGAGGCGCCGATCGTGTTCACGGCCGACAACGGCGCGCCGTTGCGACTGGCGCCGGGCAACACGTGGATCGAGCTCGTGCCGACGACCGGATCGGTGACGTTCGCGCCCTGAGCGAACGCGCGGGCAGGGCGGCAGGGGCCGTCGCCCCCTCGCTTGCACTCGTGGCGGTCGAGTGCCAGAATTGATTTAGCACTCATTCGAATCGAGTGCTAACAAGAATCTTTGAGACGTCCGAGAAGGGACGAGAAACACACATGGCAAAGATCATTGCTTTCAACGAGGAGGCCCGCCGCGGTCTCGAGCGTGGCCTCAACACGCTCGCCGACGCGGTCAAGGTGACCCTCGGCCCGCGCGGTCGCAACGTCGTGCTCGAGAAGAAGTGGGGCGCCCCCACCATCACGAACGACGGCGTGTCGATCGCCAAGGAGATCGAGCTCGACGACCCGTACGAGAAGATCGGCGCCGAGCTCGTCAAGGAGGTCGCCAAGAAGACCGACGACGTCGCCGGTGACGGCACCACGACCTCGGTCGTGCTCGCCCAGGCGCTCGTGCGCGAGGGCCTCCGCAACGTCGCCGCAGGCGCCGACCCCATCTCGCTCAAGCGCGGCATCGAGAAGGCCGTCGCCGCTGTGACCGCCGAGCTCGTCGCCAACGCCAAGGAGGTCGAGACCAAGGAGGAGATCGCCGCCACCGCGTCCATCTCCGCCGGTGACCTCGAGATCGGCGCCCTGATCGCCGAGGCCATCGACAAGGTCGGCAAGGAAGGCGTCGTCACCGTCGAGGAGTCGAACACCTTCGGCACCGAGCTCGAGCTCACCGAGGGCATGCGCTTCGACAAGGGCTACCTGTCGGCGTACTTCGTCACCGACCCCGAGCGCCAGGAAGCGGTCTTCGAAGACCCCTACATCCTGATCGTCAACGGCAAGGTCTCGAACATCAAGGACCTCCTGCCGATCGTCGACAAGGTCATCCAGACCGGCAAGCAGCTCCTCATCATCGCCGAGGACGTCGACGGCGAAGCCCTCGCGACCCTCATCGTGAACAAGATCCGCGGCATCTTCAAGTCGGTCGCCGTCAAGGCCCCTGGCTTCGGCGACCGTCGCAAGGCGCAGCTGCAGGACATCGCGATCCTCACCGGCGGCCAGGTCATCTCCGAGGAGGTCGGTCTCAAGCTCGAGAACGTCACCCTCGACCTGCTCGGCCAGGCCCGCAAGGTCATCATCACCAAGGACGAGACGACCATCGTCGAGGGTGCCGGTGACGAGGAGGCCATCGCCGGTCGCGTCGCGCAGATCCGCGCCGAGATCGAGAACACCGACTCCGACTACGACCGCGAGAAGCTCCAGGAGCGCCTCGCGAAGCTGGCCGGCGGCGTCGCCGTCATCAAGGCGGGCGCGGCCACCGAGGTCGAGCTCAAGGAGCGCAAGCACCGCATCGAGGACGCCGTCCGCAACGCGAAGGCAGCCGTCGAAGAGGGCATCGTCGCCGGTGGTGGCGTCGCCCTCATCCAGGCCGGCAAGACCGCGTTCGAGAAGCTCGAGCTCACGGGCGACGAGGCGACCGGTGCGAACATCGTCAAGGTCGCGATCGACGCTCCGCTCAAGCAGATCGCCCTCAACGCCGGCCTCGAGCCGGGCGTCGTGGTCGACCGCGTGCGCAACCTCCCCGTCGGCCAGGGCCTCAACGCCGCGACCGGCGAGTACGTCGACATGCTGGCCGCCGGCATCAACGACCCGGTGAAGGTCACCCGCTCGGCTCTGCTCAACGCAGCGTCGATCGCCGGCCTGTTCCTCACCACCGAGGCCGTCGTCGCCGACAAGCCCGAGAAGAACCCGGTTCCGGCCGGCGACCCCACGGGTGGCATGGACTTCTGACCTTGAGCGGAGCGTAGCTCCGCGATGGTCAGGGTCGAGTGACCGGCCCTACCGGCCGGTCGTATCGAGACCCAGTCCGAACCGATCCTCGGCCGTCACGGCCTGATCAGCGCGAAGGGCGCCTCCGTCTCGGAGGCGCCCTTCGTCGTGCGCGCGGACGTCGTTCGTGCGTGTGCGCGACGTCTGGGCCGTGTGCGGATGTGCGGATGCGTCACCGAGCAGGAGAGGTCAGCGCAGGAAGAGACGGGCGTTGGCCTGCTCGGCCTCGGCGTACTGCGTCGCCGCGACACCCAGGGCCTGATTGAGCCCGTCGAGGCTCTGCTCGACCTGGAGCTGGGTGGCGCGCCAATCGGAGACGGCACCCTGGAACGCCGTGGCGGCCTGGCCCGACCAGGAGGACTGCAGGCCGGTGAGCTGGCCGAGGAGCGAGGACACCTCGGACTGGATGCGGCCGATGGTGCCCTTCACGGTTTGGGTCGCTGCGGAGACTTGCGCGGCATCGACGTGGTAACTCGACATGGGGTCCCTTCGTTCGGTTGATGCCGCAAACGTAGGGCGTCACCCACGCAGGAACCGCGGTTCGACCGAGCACGCTGCACTCGGTCGTGCGGTGCACCGATGTGGAGGACGAGTGGTCGACGACGCGGGGCGGCGGTCAGTCGGAAGACACCGACTGAGGCGCGGCCGCGCTGCCCGCGAGCGGCAGGAGAACCCGGAACGTGGCGCCGCCGCCCGGCGTCTCGACGACGTCGACCGCGCCGTTGTGGGCCGCGACGATCGAGGACACGATCGCGAGCCCCAGCCCGGAGCCGCCGGTCTCGCGGGTGCGGGACGTGTCGGCGCGCCAGAACCGCTGGAAGATCTTCTCGCGGATCTGCGGGGGGATGCCCTCGCCGTGGTCCACGATCTGGATCATGGCTCGCTCGGTTGCGGGATCCGCGCTGACATGGATGTCGACTGGGCTGTCTTCAGCGGTGAACCGCATGGCGTTGCCCATGAGGTTCGTGATGACCTGGCGGATCTTGTTCTCCTCCGCGAGGACGACGGCCTGCTGGACACCATTGCGCACGGCCTCGGGCGGGCGGCTCGTCGAGGCGCCCGAACCCTTCGGCCCGGCGCCCGAAGTGCCGGGCGGGCGCTTCGATGGGGAGTCCTCGGGCGGGACGGCGACGACCCGTCGTCCGCCGGAGTTCGCGGGATCGGTCGTGCGCGGACGTCGGTTGCGCAGGCGCGCGAGCGTCGCCCCGGCGAAGGAGATCGCGCCGGTGGCCGGGCGATCGGGCGCCGACCCGCCGAGGGCCGGCGTGCTGCCGGGCGGCGCGGCCGCGACATCCGCTGCGACGAGATCGTCGGGGGTCGTGACGGTGATGGTTCGACCGGGGTGCGCGGCCATGGCGTCGAGGGCCGCGTCCCGCGCGAGCGGCACCAGATCGACCTCGGCGAGCTCGAGCGGCTTCGCCTCGTCGAGCCGGGCGAGCGCGAGGAGGTCCTCGACCAGGCCGCCCATGCGGATGGCCTCCTTCTCGATGCGCTCCATCGCCTGGGCGACGTCCTCGGGGGTCTGCAGGGCGCCCATGCGGTACAGCTCCGCGTAGCCGCGGACGGAGACGAGCGGAGTGCGGAGTTCGTGCGACGCGTCGCCGACGAAGCGACGCATCTGGTCGATCGTTCGTGCTCGGTCGCGGAATGCGCGGTCGATGCGGTTGAGCATGGTGTTCAGCGACCGGTTCAGCCGACCGACCTCGGTGTTCGGGGTCGCGCCGCCGAGGCGTTGGCTGAAGTCTCCGTCGGCGATGGCCGCCGCCGTGGCCTCGACCTCGCGGAGCGGCGTGAAGGTGGTCGTCACGAGCATGCGCGTGAGTAGGGCGCCCACGAGCACCACGCCGATGCCGAACCCGAGGAAGATCGTGAGGTACACGGCGATGAGCGACTCGGTGTCCTTCGACGAGATCGCGATGATGATCGGCGAGTAGACGCCGTGCTGGTCGGCGACCATGAGTGCCGTGACCGCTCTGAACGTCTTGTTGCCGTCGGCGTCCTTCAGCTCGAACACCGTGTACTTGCCGGAGCTCTGCGAATTGATCGCGTTGACCTCGGCCTGCGTCAGCGTCTCGGGGATGCGCGGAAGGTCCTCGATCGACCGGTCGTCCCAGTTGGTGCCGTCGCGCATGCCGGTCGCGGCGTCGTAGACGGCCACGAACACCTGATCGTTGTCGGAGAACGAGCGGGAGTCATTGCTGGGCGCGGAATCAGTTCCGTCGTCGGTAAAGTACTTGTCGAGGCTGCCGCCCGCGATGCCGCCGAGCTTCGCCGACATCTGATCCTCGACGTACGAGCGCAGCATGGCCGCCGTGCCGATGCCCGAGACGAGCAGGCCGAGGGTCAGCATCAGGACCGTCACACCGGTGATCTTGGTGCGCAGCGAGATGCGGTTCCACCGCTCGGAGATCGTCTGATGCATAGCGGGGCGAGTCTAAGTGGTGGACCCTGAGTCAGGGCTTGGAGGCCGAGGACTTCAGCATGTACCCGAACCCGCGCTTCGTCTGGATCAGCGGCTCGGTCGAGTGCTGGTCGAGCTTTCGCCGCAGGTAGGAGATGTAGCTCTCGACGATGCCGGCGTCGCCGTTGAAGTCGTACTCCCAGACGTGGTCGAGGATCTGCGCCTTCGAGAGCACCCGGTTCGGGTTCAGCATGAGGTAGCGCAGCAGCTTGAACTCGGTGGGGGAGAGCTCGACGGGCACGTCGCTCACGAGCACCTCGTGGGTGTCCTGATCCATGACGAGCTCGCCGGTGCGGATGACGGCATCTTCTTCGGCGTGCATCGTGCGGCGCAGGATGGCCTTGATGCGCGCGACGATCTCGTCGAGGCTGAACGGCTTGGTGACGTAGTCGTCGCCGCCGACCGTCAGACCCGTGATCTTGTCTTCGGTGTCGTCCTTCGCCGTGAGGAACAGGATCGGCGCCGTGTAGCCGGCCGAACGCAGGCGTTTGGTGACGCCGAAGCCGTTCATGTCGGGCAGCATGACGTCGAGGATGATCAGGTCGGGTTCCTCTTCGAGGACCGCCGAGATCGTCTGGGCGCCGTTGCCGACCGCTCGCACGGCGAAGCCGGCGAAGCGGAGGCTCGTGGTCAGCAGGTCGCGGATGTTGGGCTCGTCATCGACGATGAGAATGCGTGGTCCATCGCTCATGTTGACCATCTTCTGCGCACTGGCTGGAACTTTCCTGAACATTCTTCGAGGGTCGTGAAATCCGTGCGCCGAATGGAACACTTGGCCTATGGCCTCACATGAGCGAGTGGTCGTGGTCGGCGGCGGTCTGACAGCGGCTTCGGCGGTGGATTCGGTCCGCGAGGCGGGCTTCGACGGCGAGGTCGTGGTCGTCGCCGACGAGCGCCGCCCGCCGCATGAGCGACCGCCGCTCTCGAAGGGCTACCTGAACGGGTCGGATGCCGCGAGCAGCGTCTACCCGCACGATCGCCGCTGGTACGGGCGGCACGGCATCGACCTGCGGCTCGGCACGAGCGCGGTCGCACTCGATCCAGCGGCGCACACGGTCGAGGTCGAGGGCGCGGACGGCGTGCACGCCACGCTCGACTACGACCGGCTGCTGCTCGCGACGGGTGCGCGCCCGCGCCGGTTCACCGGTCCCGGTGCCGGAGTCGGCGGGGTGCACGTGCTCCGCACGCTGCCCGATTCGACGAGGTTGCGCACGGCGCTCCGCCGCGGCGACCGGCGGGTCGTGGTGGTCGGCGGCGGCTGGATCGGTCTCGAGGTCGCGGCGGCCGCGCGCGGCTACGGCAACGAGGTGACCGTCGTCGTCCGGGGCGAGGAGCCCCTCGAAGCCGCGATCGGTCGAGGTGTCGGCAGCATGTTCCGGGGGCTGCACGAGCAGCACGGCGTCGTGATCCGCGGTGGGGCGGCCGTCACGGCACTCCGGGGCGAGCGGGGCAAGGTCGCTGCGGTCGTGCTCGGCACCGGTGAGCAGATCGAGGCCGACCTGGTGGTGTTCGGCATCGGCGCGATCCCGAACGTCGAGCTCGCGACATCCGCCGGCCTGCGCGTCGATGACGGCATCGTGACCGATGCCTCGTTCCGCACGAGTGCGGCCGACGTGTTCGCCGCCGGCGACGTGGCCTCGGTCTGGAACCCCGTGCTCGAGCGGCACCTGCGCGTCGAGCACTGGGCGAACGCGCTGGCGAGCGGGGCCGCGGCCGGCCGCGCGCTCGCCGGCGAGCCGGTCGTCTTCGACGAGCTGCCGTACTTCTTCACCGACCAGTACGACCTCGGCATGGAGTATTCGGGCTACGGAGACCTCGCGGCCGGCGCCGAGCTCGTCGTGCGCGGCGACGTGCCCCTCACCGCGGCGTTCGCGGCCGACACCGAGCGGCAGGGCATCGTCTTCTGGCTCGCGGCCGACGGTCGCGTCGTGGCCGGCATGAACGTCAACGTGTGGGACGTGAACGAGCAGGTGCAACGGTTGATCAGGTCGGGGCGGGTGGTCTCGCGCGACGAACTCGCCGACCCGTCGGTGCCGCTCGACGCGCTCGCCGGGGACGCCTCGTGACGACCGCGTCCTCCGCTGAAGCGGCGACCGGGCATCAGGCGACGACGCCCGCGGCCCGAGCGATGGTCCGCACCATCGGCCCGCGCACGTTCGACTTCGCTCGCGAGGTCGCGGTGATGGCGATCGTGAACCGCACGCCCGACTCCTTCTACGACCGGGGTCGCACCGATGCGCTCGACGCCGCGGTCGCGGCCGGGCGACGGGCGATCGCCGATGGCGCCGACTGGATCGACATCGGCGGCGCGAAGTTCGCACCCGGCCCGCCGGTGCCGGTGGCCGAGGAGATCGAACGGGTCGTGCCCGTGGTCGCGGCGCTCGCCGATGCCGGCGCGGTCATCTCGGTCGACACGTTCCACGCCGAGGTCGCCAGGGCGGCGATCGCCGCTGGGGCGCACGTGATCAACGACACCACGGGCCTGAGCGATCCGGGCATGGCGGCGGTCCTCGCCGAGACCGGGGCTTCGGTGGTCGTCACGCACAGCCTCGCGACACCGCGGACGCCGCTGCCGTCGCCGCGGTACGGCGATGTCGTGCTCGAGGTCGCCGACTACCTGCGCGAGCGGATTGCGCGCGCCGAGGCGGCGGGCGTCGCATCCGATCGCATCATCATCGATCCGGGTCACGACCTGAACAAGCACACGCTCGATTCGCTCGAACTCACCCGCCGGCTCGACGAGATCGTCGCCATCGGGTATCCCACACTCGTCGCGCTGTCGAACAAGGACTTCGTCGGCGAGAGCCTCGGGCGCCGCGACCGCTCGCAGCGCGTCGAGGGGTCCATCGCCGCGGCCGTCTACTGCGTGCTGCGCGGCGCCCGCATCGTGCGCGTGCACAACGTGCGCGAGACGGTCGACGCGATGCGCATGATCGAGGCGATCGAGGGATGGCGCGAGCCGGTCTTCCTGGAGCACAACCGGTGACCGGCGAGCCGGCCGTCGAACGCGAGCAGCTGCTCGCGGCCTACGCGCTGCCGAACCGCGGGTCGGCTCGCATCCGCATGAACTTCGTCGCGAGCATCGACGGCGCGGTCACCGTCGACGACCGCAGCGGCGGCCTCGGCGACGCCGGCGACCGGCTCGCGATGCAGGTCATGCGCACGCTGGCCGACGTCGTGCTCGTCGGGGCGGGCACGGTGCGAGCCGAGGGGTACGGCGGGCTCTCGGTCGAGCCGGCGGATGCCGCGTGGCGGCGTTCGCGCGGACTCGGCGACCAGCCCCGCATCGCCGTGGTCTCGTCGCGGCTCGACCTCGACCCGCGGCATCCGTTCTTCGACCGGGCCGTGACCCGACCGATCGTGGTGACCCACGCCGCAGCCCCGGAGGGTCGGCGTGCGGCGCTCGCCGAGGTCGCCGACGTGGTCGTGTGCGGCGACGGCGCGGTCGACCTCGCCGAGGCGCAACGGCAGCTCGGTGCGCTCGGGCTCGCCCAGGTGCTCTGCGAAGGCGGCCCGCACCTGTTCGGGGCGCTGCTCGACGCCGACCTGGTCGACGAGGTCTGCCTCTCGCTCAGTCCGATGCTCGTGGGCGGCGCGGCCGGTCGCATCGTGCAGGGCGCCCACGAGAGGGCCCGCTCGATGCGGCTGGTGCATGCGATGCGTGCGGGCGACCTGCTGCTGCTGCGCTACGCGCGCGGCTGACTCGACGCGCGCAGTGCGTCAGGCCGCTTCGAGCGCGTGCGCGTCGAGGATCGTATAGCTGTAGCCCTGCTCGGCGAGGAACCGCTGGCGGTTCTGCGCGAAGTCCTGGTCGACGGTGTCGCGCGCGACGAGCGTGTAGAAGTTGGCGGTGAGACCGGACTCCTTGGGTCGCAGCAGGCGTCCGAGACGCTGGGCCTCCTCCTGACGGGAGCCGTACGAGCCGGAGACCTGGATCGCCACGGTCGCCTCGGGAAGGTCGACCGAGAAGTTCGCGACCTTCGACACGACGAGCACCTGCGTGGTGCCCTCCCGGAACTCCTGGAAGAGGCGTTCGCGCTCGTCGACGGGCGTCGCACCGGTCAGCTTCGGGGCGCCGAGGGCGTCGGCGAGCTCGTCGATCTGATCGAGGTACTGGCCGATGACGAGGATGCGCTCGCCGCGGTGCTTGGCCACGAGCTCCTTCACGACCTCGAGCTTCGCGGGCGCGGTCGCTGCGAGGCGGTAGCGCTCGTCATCGGCGGATGCCGCGTACGCGAGTCGTTCGGACTGCGGCAGGTCGATGCGCACCTCGTAGCAGGCCGCGGGGGAGATGAAGCCCTGCGCCTCGATCTCCTTCCAGGGCGCGTCGAACCGCTTGGGGCCGATGAGGCTGAAGACGTCGCCCTCCCGGCCGTCTTCACGCACGAGGGTCGCGGTGAGGCCGAGCCGTCGGCGGGCCTGCAGCTCGGCGGTCAGCTTGAACACGGGTGCGGGGAGCAGGTGCACCTCGTCGTAGACCACGAGGCCCCAGTCGAGGGCGTCGAGCAGCGCGAGGTGGGCGTACTCTCCCTTCCGCTTCGCGGTGAGGATCTGGTAGGTCGCGATCGTGACCGGCTTGACCTCCTTCACCTGTCCGGAGTACTCGCCGATCTCGTCGGCCGTGAGCGACGTGCGCTTCAGCAGCTCGTCGCGCCACTGTCGTGCGGAGACCGTGTTCGTGACGAGGATGAGCGTCGTCGTCTTCGCCGTCGCCATGGCGCCCGCGCCCACGAGGGTCTTGCCGGCGCCGCAGGGAAGGACCACGACGCCCGAACCGCCGTCGAAGAAGTTGTCGACGGCCTTCTGCTGGTAGTCGCGCAGGTTCCAGCCCGATTCGTCGAGGTCGATCTGGTGCGGGGTGCCCGGCGTGTACCCGGCGAGGTCTTCGGCGGGCCAGCCGAGCTTGACCAACTCCTGCTTGAGGGCGCCCCTGGCCCACGCCTCGACGAGGAAGCCCGTGTCGTCGATGCGCTCGGTCAGCAGCGGTGCGATGCGCTTGGCGTTCGCGACCTCGGTGAGCACAGCGAGGTCGTCGGAGCGCAGTCGCAGCGCGCCGTCGTCGGTGCGGTCGACGATGAGCCGTCCGTAGCGGGAGACGGTCTCGCGCATGTCGACCGACACGGTCTGCGGCACGGGGAACTTCGCGTAGCGCTCGAGGGTGCCCAGCATGTCGTCGGACGTGTGGCCGGCGGCCCTTGCGTTCCAGAGCCCGAGGCGCGTGATGCGGTACGTGTGCACGTGCTCGGGTGCGCGCTCGAGTTCGGCGAACACCGCGAGGTCGTGGCGCGCGTCCTCTGCGAGGGGGTGCGCCACCTCCAACAGCACGGTGCGGTCGCTCTGCACGATGAGGGGGCCGTCTGACATAGCCATCGAGTCTACGCCCGGTTCTCGGGTGCAACGCCGACGGGGGCGGATTCGCCCGATCAGACGCTCGACGGCGCAGGCGCGACCGCCGCGATCGCCGACAGCGGCAACGTTCGCTCGATGTCGGCCTTGCGATCGCGGGCGCGCAGTCGACCGTTGGCGACGCTCGCCGGTGCGAGGAGGTAGTCGGCCGTCGTGCCGCCCGGCATGCGCACCGTGACGGTGAGCGTCTCCTTCGCCCTGGCGGCGGCCTCGAGCTGCCTCGAGAGCCAGGCGACCTCGTCGGTCGCGTCGTCGTCGTGCTTCGCGAGCAGTTTGTCGAGCATGGCGGCCACGGGGTCGGTCGCGGGTGCCGGCGTCGGCGACTGCGCGAGATGGTGCCGGCGCAGGCGCACGATCGTGCCGTCGCGGTCTTCGGCGGCGACCGGGTACCTCGCATCGGCGAGGGCCCAGAACACGACATCGGGCGCGAACCGCGAGAGCAGGCGGTGCTGGCCGACCTGGCGGAGCCCGACGGCGTTCAACGTCTGGTCGACGGCGAGCGTGCCGATGAGCTGATCGTCGT
Encoded proteins:
- a CDS encoding cold-shock protein, coding for MANGTVKWFNAEKGYGFITVDGGQDVFVHYSAIDMTGYKVLEEGQAVVFEVGTGSKGPQAEAVRPA
- the msrB gene encoding peptide-methionine (R)-S-oxide reductase MsrB; this translates as MAYQVEKSDDEWREQLGDEQFQVLREAATERPWTGELLDEERAGIYACAACGSELFKSGTKFDSGCGWPSFYESVRPEAVQLIEDTSLGMVRTEVRCANCGSHLGHVFPDGFGTPTGDRYCMNSIALDFTPEP
- a CDS encoding LytR C-terminal domain-containing protein, which gives rise to MAQNSPRDRFDTIPHGIERVGAHRAPQRRGARWIAFGWAALATVVLTGLGIGAVVVANDRLDFSQAAPTPSAAPVVTAEPTIAPDVPVTVLNGTETSGLAATAADALTAAGVPVGATANASESDLKDTVVYYASADLEGAARGVAQAIPGADVRLDAKFGEIGTPLVLVVGSDYAESVAG
- a CDS encoding DUF3263 domain-containing protein codes for the protein MSLDRTSRDEPTARLDDLAVRVLAFEAHAWQQPGAKAEGIRDEFDMSAARYYRILGELIDSPAALRYDPMLVKRLQRLRDARAATRARRSLSNGRTLD
- a CDS encoding nitroreductase family protein yields the protein MRPALEAALVRRSVSKVTDAAPDDAELLELLGAAGRVADHASLRPWRVVALRGEARDRLGSALALASGLEAADPRGAAKLATKPLRAPLLLAVVAVHTPDYAKVPEWEQDATAAGVAHLLSLLLDEAGWGVLWRTGPYTRHPAVSAAHGLRPNEALLGWLYVGGKPERRRVERLKPIDAAARLTTLD
- a CDS encoding DUF3048 domain-containing protein; amino-acid sequence: MARRGGSAGRRQARFVLLAASALLFVGCSADAPFVATPSPTPTADARPIGESATPMALAFAPLRGTRADWAAMQHPSIAAKIDNHEEARPQVALNRTDIVFEELVEGGLTRYVAIWHSDMPPEIGPVRSIRPMDPDIATPFGGMIAYSGGQEIFVEMMQATPLVNLVFDYDDTGLFSRADERPGPHDVILDAEEALSRNAALAPPPVQFVYGGTDPLADPALAATPTTTISQVFSEERFPSWTWDAAASVWLRSQEGAPDLDDAGAQVHAVNVVTMRVDIDWQYGEVPKTVMVGAGEAWISVAGRTAHGTWSKGAREAPIVFTADNGAPLRLAPGNTWIELVPTTGSVTFAP
- a CDS encoding WXG100 family type VII secretion target, with amino-acid sequence MSSYHVDAAQVSAATQTVKGTIGRIQSEVSSLLGQLTGLQSSWSGQAATAFQGAVSDWRATQLQVEQSLDGLNQALGVAATQYAEAEQANARLFLR
- the groL gene encoding chaperonin GroEL (60 kDa chaperone family; promotes refolding of misfolded polypeptides especially under stressful conditions; forms two stacked rings of heptamers to form a barrel-shaped 14mer; ends can be capped by GroES; misfolded proteins enter the barrel where they are refolded when GroES binds) translates to MAKIIAFNEEARRGLERGLNTLADAVKVTLGPRGRNVVLEKKWGAPTITNDGVSIAKEIELDDPYEKIGAELVKEVAKKTDDVAGDGTTTSVVLAQALVREGLRNVAAGADPISLKRGIEKAVAAVTAELVANAKEVETKEEIAATASISAGDLEIGALIAEAIDKVGKEGVVTVEESNTFGTELELTEGMRFDKGYLSAYFVTDPERQEAVFEDPYILIVNGKVSNIKDLLPIVDKVIQTGKQLLIIAEDVDGEALATLIVNKIRGIFKSVAVKAPGFGDRRKAQLQDIAILTGGQVISEEVGLKLENVTLDLLGQARKVIITKDETTIVEGAGDEEAIAGRVAQIRAEIENTDSDYDREKLQERLAKLAGGVAVIKAGAATEVELKERKHRIEDAVRNAKAAVEEGIVAGGGVALIQAGKTAFEKLELTGDEATGANIVKVAIDAPLKQIALNAGLEPGVVVDRVRNLPVGQGLNAATGEYVDMLAAGINDPVKVTRSALLNAASIAGLFLTTEAVVADKPEKNPVPAGDPTGGMDF